The following coding sequences lie in one Arachis stenosperma cultivar V10309 chromosome 5, arast.V10309.gnm1.PFL2, whole genome shotgun sequence genomic window:
- the LOC130979943 gene encoding delta(8)-fatty-acid desaturase 2-like, translated as MEGEIEKKSQQEQKKQKEYITQEELSLHNKPGDLWISIQGKVYNVTDWAKEHPGGDVPILSLAGQDVTDAFIAYHPGTAWSYLDKFFTGYHLKDFKVSEVSRDYRNLASQFSKHGLFDKKNHVTSFTFLSVSVMFLVVIYGVLWCQSVWAHLGSGMMLGLLWMQSAYVGHDSGHYVVMTNKGFNKLAQIVAGNCLTGISIAWWKWTHNAHHIACNSLDHDPDLQHMPVFAVSSRFFNSITSRFYGRELKFDSLARFLIGYQHWTFYPVMCIARINLYVQTFLLLFSTKRSVPDRALNIIGILVFWTWFPLLVSCLPNCGERIMFVLASFAVCSIQHIQFCLNHFAANVYLGKPSGNDWFEKQTSGTLDISCVTWMDWFFGGLQFQLEHHLFPRLPRCQLRQISPLVQALCKKHNLPYRSLSFWEANRWTIRTLRKAALQARDLTNPAPQNLLWEAVNTHG; from the coding sequence ATGGAGGGTGAGATTGAGAAGAAGAGCCAGCAGGAGCAGAAGAAGCAAAAAGAGTACATAACGCAAGAAGAGTTAAGTCTCCACAACAAGCCAGGGGATCTATGGATCTCAATCCAAGGAAAAGTTTACAATGTCACAGATTGGGCCAAAGAACACCCTGGTGGTGATGTTCCCATTTTGTCCCTGGCTGGCCAAGATGTCACAGATGCATTTATAGCATACCATCCAGGAACTGCATGGTCCTACCTTGACAAATTCTTCACTGGCTACCATCTCAAGGACTTCAAGGTCTCTGAGGTTTCAAGAGACTACAGGAACCTTGCTTCTCAGTTCTCGAAGCATGGACTCTTTGATAAGAAGAACCATGTAACATCTTTTACTTTCTTATCGGTTTCAGTGATGTTCCTGGTTGTGATATATGGAGTTCTTTGGTGTCAGAGTGTTTGGGCCCATTTGGGTTCCGGTATGATGCTTGGTTTGCTTTGGATGCAAAGCGCTTATGTGGGTCATGATTCCGGCCACTATGTTGTTATGACTAACAAAGGGTTTAACAAGCTTGCGCAGATCGTTGCAGGGAACTGCTTGACTGGGATCAGCATTGCGTGGTGGAAATGGACTCACAATGCTCATCACATTGCCTGCAATAGCCTTGATCATGACCCTGATCTCCAGCACATGCCGGTTTTTGCAGTCTCCTCGAGGTTCTTTAATTCGATTACTTCTCGTTTTTATGGTAGGGAGTTGAAGTTTGATTCTTTGGCGAGGTTCTTGATTGGTTACCAGCATTGGACTTTCTATCCTGTTATGTGCATTGCTAGGATCAACTTGTATGTTCAgactttcttgttgttgttttcaACTAAGCGGAGTGTGCCTGATAGGGCATTGAACATAATTGGGATCCTTGTGTTTTGGACTTGGTTCCCTCTCCTTGTTTCCTGTTTGCCGAATTGCGGCGAAAGGATCATGTTTGTGCTTGCTAGTTTTGCTGTTTGTTCTATCCAGCATATTCAGTTCTGTTTGAACCATTTCGCTGCAAATGTGTATCTTGGTAAGCCAAGTGGGAATGATTGGTTTGAGAAGCAGACGAGTGGGACGTTGGATATCAGTTGCGTGACTTGGATGGATTGGTTCTTTGGGGGTTTGCAGTTCCAGCTTGAGCACCATTTGTTTCCGAGGTTGCCGAGGTGCCAGTTGAGGCAGATTTCGCCTTTGGTACAGGCTCTCTGCAAGAAGCACAATTTGCCTTACAGGAGTTTGTCGTTCTGGGAGGCAAATCGGTGGACTATTCGGACATTAAGGAAGGCTGCTTTGCAAGCCAGGGACCTAACCAACCCTGCTCCCCAAAATTTGTTGTGGGAAGCTGTTAATACTCATGGCTGA